From Candidatus Methylomirabilota bacterium, one genomic window encodes:
- a CDS encoding GNAT family N-acetyltransferase has protein sequence MSRRRSDAVVVTMPRLVLREFSDDDFAAVHEHGSDADVVRFLPWGPNTESDTRATRSRAAAFRQEGPRRHDDFAVVLRAEQRLIGGCGLRVAEPDSREGFIGYALDRRHWGRGYATEAGRGLLVFGFQPGGLHRILATCDPANAGSARVLEKIGMRREGHLREHVWAKRRWRDSLLSAVLQREGRAEPVIQ, from the coding sequence ATGTCGCGGCGGAGGAGTGACGCGGTCGTCGTCACCATGCCGCGCCTGGTGCTCCGCGAGTTCAGCGACGACGACTTCGCTGCGGTGCACGAGCACGGATCGGACGCCGACGTCGTTCGCTTCCTGCCCTGGGGGCCCAACACCGAGAGCGACACCCGCGCCACTCGCAGCCGGGCCGCGGCCTTTCGGCAGGAGGGCCCGCGCCGGCACGACGACTTCGCCGTCGTGCTGAGGGCCGAGCAGCGGCTCATCGGCGGATGCGGGCTGCGCGTCGCCGAGCCCGACAGCCGCGAGGGGTTCATCGGCTACGCGCTCGACCGCCGCCACTGGGGCCGGGGCTATGCGACGGAAGCGGGGCGCGGGCTGCTCGTCTTCGGCTTCCAGCCCGGGGGTCTCCATCGGATCTTGGCCACCTGCGACCCGGCCAACGCCGGCTCCGCCCGCGTGCTGGAGAAGATCGGGATGCGCCGGGAGGGCCATCTGCGTGAGCACGTCTGGGCCAAAAGGCGATGGCGCGATTCGCTGCTCTCCGCGGTGCTGCAGCGCGAGGGGCGCGCGGAGCCGGTGATACAATGA
- a CDS encoding regulatory protein RecX codes for MRRGAPAAVAESVVADLTSRGYLDDAAFARRWVETRARRGYGVGRLRAELRARGVAPPLIEAALGTLEPGADRERARALARRRLPALRRAHPGRAARRLSDYLLRRGYPARMVAGVVREVFGDALDVAAEE; via the coding sequence GTGCGGCGCGGAGCGCCGGCGGCCGTGGCCGAGAGCGTCGTCGCCGACTTGACCTCCCGCGGCTATCTCGACGATGCGGCCTTCGCCCGCCGGTGGGTCGAGACCCGCGCGCGGCGGGGCTACGGTGTCGGCCGCCTCCGCGCCGAGCTGCGGGCCCGCGGCGTGGCCCCGCCCCTGATCGAGGCCGCCCTGGGGACCCTCGAGCCCGGCGCCGATCGGGAGCGCGCGCGCGCGCTGGCCCGGCGGCGGCTGCCGGCCCTCCGCCGGGCGCACCCCGGGCGGGCGGCCCGACGCCTGAGCGACTACCTCCTGCGCCGGGGCTACCCCGCGCGGATGGTGGCGGGCGTGGTCCGGGAGGTTTTCGGCGACGCGCTCGATGTCGCGGCGGAGGAGTGA